From Microcoleus sp. FACHB-672, one genomic window encodes:
- a CDS encoding restriction endonuclease subunit R, translating to MVQTIPIKNVTLHDLKTKFGLQLIENEQFFREWQDNLPEITELEKQQLDRVKASYTNLLYYPPLLENTVKMVVLSPQLDLAGFYLPPFHITSEKSVEISLEDEGVSYKGQMDVLTLLEQIWILVIESKQAAFSVETGIAQLLGYMLANPQSGKSTFGLVTNGANFLSIKLVKGQAPQYAMSRMFSLFNPGNDLYDVLSVLKGLGQLALSI from the coding sequence ATGGTTCAAACAATTCCAATTAAAAACGTCACCCTGCATGACTTAAAAACTAAATTTGGATTGCAGCTAATTGAAAATGAGCAATTTTTCCGAGAGTGGCAAGATAACTTGCCAGAAATTACCGAGTTAGAAAAGCAGCAGCTTGACCGAGTTAAGGCAAGTTATACTAATTTACTTTATTACCCGCCCCTGCTGGAAAATACTGTCAAAATGGTGGTGCTTTCTCCCCAGTTAGACTTAGCCGGCTTCTATCTACCTCCCTTTCATATCACGTCAGAAAAGTCTGTGGAGATTTCTCTTGAAGATGAAGGAGTGAGCTACAAAGGACAGATGGATGTATTAACTTTATTGGAACAGATTTGGATTCTGGTCATTGAATCTAAACAAGCCGCTTTCTCTGTAGAAACAGGGATAGCGCAGTTACTTGGTTATATGCTGGCAAATCCTCAATCGGGTAAATCTACCTTTGGGCTGGTTACAAATGGGGCAAATTTCCTATCTATTAAATTAGTCAAAGGGCAGGCTCCGCAGTATGCAATGTCTAGAATGTTTTCTCTTTTCAATCCGGGAAATGATTTGTATGATGTTTTGAGTGTGTTGAAGGGTTTAGGTCAATTGGCACTGAGTATTTAA
- a CDS encoding alpha/beta fold hydrolase translates to MLFMPLNIPLIWLVGLLSTGILGGGIYILYEWYEGELVGMSYLLSGLAMVLWSFGGRFISLPLLRRPGNDEPKRMRSETVKRVQRPDGSVLQVEFYGPEDGQPIILSHGWGPNSNVWYYAKRQLSKHFRVIVWDMPGLGKSTRPKNKDYSVEKFAGDLEAVVAIAGDKPAILLGHSMGGMVALTFCRLFPELLGKRVAGLILVDTTYTNPIKTSILSRLLRKLQKPVLEPLLYLAILISPIFWLMTWLSYLNGTLYISVEISGFTGTETRGQLDFSALLSAFASPAVLARGTLGMFNYDETQTLPTINVPVLLVCGASDIATTPPASVRMNAELPQSELVILKPAGHMSLMEQNSQFSEAVSAFCDTRL, encoded by the coding sequence ATGCTATTTATGCCTCTCAATATCCCGTTAATATGGCTGGTTGGACTGCTGTCCACCGGCATACTTGGCGGAGGAATCTACATTCTCTATGAGTGGTATGAAGGTGAACTGGTGGGAATGTCCTACTTATTGAGCGGACTGGCGATGGTTTTGTGGTCTTTTGGCGGTCGTTTTATTAGTTTGCCACTGTTACGCCGGCCTGGAAATGATGAACCTAAGCGAATGCGTTCTGAGACTGTAAAACGTGTGCAGAGACCTGATGGGAGTGTGCTTCAAGTAGAGTTTTATGGCCCTGAAGATGGTCAACCAATTATCCTGTCACACGGTTGGGGTCCTAACAGTAACGTCTGGTACTATGCCAAGCGACAATTGAGCAAACACTTCCGAGTCATTGTTTGGGATATGCCGGGTTTAGGAAAATCAACTAGGCCGAAAAATAAGGACTATTCGGTGGAAAAATTTGCTGGAGATTTGGAAGCTGTTGTTGCCATTGCAGGAGATAAGCCGGCGATTTTACTTGGACACAGCATGGGTGGCATGGTTGCCTTAACATTTTGCCGGCTGTTTCCTGAACTCTTGGGAAAAAGAGTTGCCGGTTTAATTTTGGTTGATACCACTTATACTAATCCCATCAAAACTTCTATTTTGAGCCGGTTGTTACGCAAGTTGCAAAAGCCAGTTTTAGAACCGTTGCTCTACCTTGCTATTTTGATATCACCTATTTTTTGGTTAATGACTTGGCTGAGTTATCTCAACGGAACGCTTTATATTAGTGTAGAAATATCTGGATTCACCGGCACTGAAACACGCGGTCAACTCGATTTTTCTGCTTTATTATCTGCCTTCGCTTCGCCCGCTGTTCTCGCTCGTGGTACGTTGGGAATGTTCAACTACGATGAAACCCAAACGCTGCCAACCATTAACGTGCCGGTGTTACTTGTTTGCGGCGCATCAGATATTGCTACGACTCCCCCAGCAAGCGTCCGCATGAACGCGGAATTACCTCAATCTGAACTCGTCATTTTAAAGCCGGCTGGCCACATGAGTTTGATGGAGCAAAATTCACAGTTTTCTGAAGCGGTTAGTGCCTTTTGTGATACCCGCTTGTAA
- a CDS encoding non-ribosomal peptide synthetase — MPDISKNFIADAKTKVNLPEEEVFIFPASFSQQRLWFFDQLIPGTAAYNVPTVIRLTGTLNLTALERTLNEIVRRHEVLRTAFVIVEGQPFQAIAPSLNVAVPVLDLQQLPTTEREAEAKRLITAECERPFNLSQGPLLRVTLLRLDEREHILLLNMHHIVADDWSIGVLIRELGIFYTAFAENRPALMPALPLQYADFAEWQREWLQGDVLETQLAYWRQQLAGIEVLNLPVDRPRPATQTYRGATQYLEISKELSESLEKLSQHEEVTLFMTLLAAFQTLIYRHTYQEDIAIGSPIANRNRSEIEKLIGFFINTLVLRTDLSGNPTFRELLARVREVTLGAYAHQDLPFEKLVEELHPERNLSRHPLFQVVFALQNAPMEGLQLPGLAVSSVNIETQTTRFDLELHLWKSSSDFRSIYGEQWQNSEGFRGIVVYNTDLFDQATISRMIEHFSILLKNIVANPDQRIGDLSILSDLEQHQILVEFNNNLINNQNYISKQKGSIPQLFEAQVEQNPDKLAVIFEDEKLTYGELNIRSNKLAHYLQKLGVGSEVVTGICLEPSAGLIVAMLAILKAGGAYLSLDPSYPRERLSFMLEDAQVSLVITHSLLEIDYGNTKFVCLDKDEEVINRESGENLKNSINEENLAYVIYTSGSTGKPKGVAISHKAAVRTFLNPNYIKIEPTDKIAQVSNTSFDAAAFEIWGALLHGAQLVLINRNVILSPQNFARQLRNNDISILFLTTALFNQMASVVPQAFNKLIYLLFGGEMADLQWVREVLKKGAPQQLIHLYGPTENTTFSSFYCIGDIPESATSIPIGRPVTDTQIYLLDQQLQPAPIGVAGELYISGERLARGYLNRPDLTAERFIPNPFGDEKERGIISSLNSSSRVYKTGDLARYLPDGNIEFLGRIDEQVKIRGFRIELGEIEATLSQHPAIKQIVAIAKEDISANKRIVAYIVPSNSSLISHPSSLISTLRQFLAENLPEYMVPSAFVVLESLPLTFNGKIDRRRLSVIDILENINENYVAPSTAAEEVLAGIWAEILGLKQVSIHDNFFELGGHSLLATQLVSRVRDAFEVELPLRNLFEAPTVAHLAKYIETVCWAAKGLNLTQSGINEREEIEF; from the coding sequence ATGCCGGACATTTCTAAAAATTTTATTGCAGATGCAAAGACAAAAGTCAATCTTCCTGAAGAGGAAGTTTTTATCTTTCCAGCCTCTTTCTCACAACAGCGACTTTGGTTCTTTGACCAATTAATTCCCGGAACTGCTGCCTATAATGTGCCAACCGTGATTCGCTTAACCGGCACGCTAAATTTAACGGCACTAGAGCGGACGTTGAACGAAATTGTACGCCGGCATGAAGTCTTACGCACGGCATTTGTAATCGTAGAGGGGCAACCCTTCCAAGCGATTGCACCGAGCTTAAATGTAGCTGTGCCAGTGTTAGATTTGCAACAATTGCCGACAACAGAACGAGAGGCGGAAGCAAAGCGATTAATTACAGCAGAATGTGAGCGTCCTTTCAATCTGTCTCAAGGGCCATTGTTGCGAGTGACACTGCTGCGGCTAGACGAGAGGGAACATATTTTATTGCTGAATATGCACCATATTGTCGCCGATGATTGGTCTATCGGGGTGCTGATTCGGGAATTAGGAATATTTTACACAGCGTTTGCTGAAAACCGGCCTGCATTGATGCCGGCGTTACCGTTGCAGTATGCCGACTTTGCAGAATGGCAGCGCGAATGGTTGCAAGGAGACGTGTTAGAAACCCAGTTGGCTTACTGGCGGCAACAATTAGCCGGCATCGAGGTATTAAACCTGCCGGTTGATCGACCAAGGCCGGCTACCCAAACTTACCGGGGAGCTACTCAATATTTGGAGATTTCAAAAGAGCTGAGTGAGTCACTAGAAAAACTTTCACAGCACGAAGAAGTCACCCTATTTATGACTCTTTTGGCAGCTTTTCAGACGCTAATTTACCGCCACACCTACCAAGAAGATATTGCAATTGGTTCACCCATCGCTAATCGCAATCGCAGCGAAATAGAAAAACTCATTGGTTTTTTTATCAATACTTTAGTGTTGCGTACCGATCTATCAGGAAATCCTACATTTCGAGAATTACTCGCCAGAGTGCGCGAGGTAACTCTAGGAGCCTATGCCCACCAAGATTTGCCTTTTGAAAAGCTAGTTGAAGAACTGCATCCAGAGCGAAATTTGAGCCGGCATCCCCTGTTTCAAGTTGTGTTTGCTCTCCAAAATGCCCCAATGGAAGGGCTACAGTTACCCGGTTTAGCGGTAAGTTCGGTTAATATCGAAACTCAAACAACGCGCTTTGATTTGGAACTTCATCTGTGGAAATCCTCATCAGATTTTAGAAGCATTTATGGGGAGCAGTGGCAGAATTCTGAAGGATTTAGAGGCATAGTAGTGTACAACACTGATTTATTCGATCAAGCTACCATTAGCCGAATGATCGAGCATTTCAGCATACTATTAAAAAATATTGTTGCCAATCCCGATCAGCGTATTGGTGATTTATCAATTTTAAGCGATCTAGAACAGCATCAAATTTTGGTAGAGTTCAACAATAATTTAATAAATAATCAAAATTATATTTCTAAGCAAAAGGGTAGTATTCCTCAGCTATTTGAAGCACAAGTTGAGCAAAATCCAGATAAATTAGCAGTTATTTTTGAGGACGAAAAACTCACCTACGGCGAATTAAACATTCGCAGCAACAAACTGGCCCACTACTTGCAAAAATTGGGCGTTGGTTCGGAAGTGGTCACCGGCATCTGTCTAGAACCTTCTGCCGGCCTCATCGTGGCAATGCTGGCAATTTTGAAAGCCGGTGGGGCTTATCTATCTTTAGATCCCAGTTATCCTCGCGAACGCTTGAGTTTTATGTTAGAAGACGCTCAAGTATCCTTAGTAATCACTCATTCATTATTAGAGATTGATTATGGAAACACAAAATTTGTTTGCTTAGATAAAGATGAAGAAGTTATTAACCGAGAAAGCGGGGAAAATCTTAAAAACAGCATAAACGAAGAAAATTTAGCTTATGTCATCTACACGTCGGGTTCTACAGGAAAACCGAAGGGAGTTGCGATTTCCCATAAAGCTGCTGTCAGGACGTTCTTAAACCCAAACTATATTAAAATAGAACCGACAGATAAAATTGCTCAAGTCTCCAATACTTCTTTTGATGCCGCAGCTTTTGAGATTTGGGGCGCATTACTTCATGGCGCTCAGCTTGTTCTAATTAATAGAAATGTTATCCTTTCACCTCAGAACTTTGCAAGACAACTGAGAAATAATGACATCAGTATTTTGTTTTTAACGACCGCTTTATTTAATCAAATGGCAAGCGTTGTTCCGCAAGCCTTCAATAAGTTAATATATTTGCTATTTGGCGGTGAAATGGCCGATCTGCAATGGGTGCGAGAGGTGCTTAAAAAAGGTGCGCCGCAACAACTGATTCATCTGTATGGGCCAACAGAAAATACTACGTTTTCTTCTTTTTACTGCATAGGAGATATCCCAGAATCGGCTACATCTATTCCCATTGGTCGCCCTGTTACGGATACGCAAATTTATCTGCTAGATCAACAGCTACAACCGGCACCCATTGGCGTTGCCGGCGAACTGTATATTAGTGGTGAAAGATTGGCACGAGGCTACCTCAACCGGCCCGATTTAACGGCTGAGCGATTTATTCCGAATCCCTTTGGGGACGAGAAGGAGAGAGGGATAATTTCATCGCTTAACTCTTCAAGCCGGGTTTATAAAACAGGTGATTTAGCTCGCTATTTACCCGACGGCAATATTGAATTTTTAGGTCGAATTGATGAACAAGTAAAAATTCGGGGTTTCCGCATAGAATTGGGAGAAATTGAAGCAACCCTCAGTCAACATCCAGCGATTAAACAAATAGTTGCAATTGCGAAAGAAGATATCTCTGCTAACAAGCGCATCGTGGCTTACATTGTTCCTTCTAACTCATCTCTCATTTCTCATCCCTCATCCCTCATCTCTACTCTGCGTCAATTCTTAGCTGAAAATTTGCCAGAATATATGGTGCCTTCAGCTTTTGTGGTACTGGAGTCTTTACCCCTCACATTCAACGGGAAAATAGATCGTCGTCGCCTGTCGGTGATAGATATCCTTGAAAACATTAACGAAAATTATGTTGCACCTAGCACTGCTGCTGAAGAAGTATTAGCCGGCATTTGGGCCGAAATTCTAGGATTAAAACAAGTGAGTATTCACGACAATTTCTTTGAATTAGGAGGTCATTCTCTACTGGCAACTCAGCTAGTCTCCCGAGTGCGGGACGCTTTTGAAGTAGAATTGCCGTTACGCAATTTATTTGAGGCCCCAACTGTGGCGCATCTTGCTAAGTATATTGAAACAGTCTGTTGGGCAGCAAAAGGTTTGAATTTAACCCAATCTGGGATAAATGAGCGAGAAGAAATCGAATTTTAA
- a CDS encoding peptidoglycan-binding domain-containing protein, translating to MQTPINPKATSTATTQAKTTKPVLQRGSKGTAVVELQKLLGHWEIYTDSLDGIFDLPVETAVKAFQHRVFLKEDGIVGAVTWQALYSGAPVNMPVLQRGSLGQSVFTLQRVLHIAGFYVGNLDGNFGLKTEEAVRAFQKYSGLLADGIVGSRTWHALSKKPH from the coding sequence ATGCAAACTCCAATTAATCCGAAAGCAACCTCTACCGCTACAACTCAAGCTAAAACTACCAAGCCAGTTCTTCAGCGCGGTTCTAAAGGAACAGCAGTCGTAGAATTACAAAAACTACTAGGGCATTGGGAAATTTATACTGATAGCCTAGATGGAATTTTTGATCTGCCGGTGGAAACAGCAGTTAAAGCTTTCCAGCACCGTGTTTTCCTGAAAGAAGATGGCATCGTTGGGGCAGTGACTTGGCAAGCGCTTTATAGCGGTGCGCCTGTCAATATGCCGGTGTTGCAAAGAGGCAGCCTAGGACAGTCAGTTTTCACACTGCAACGGGTTCTCCACATTGCCGGTTTTTATGTCGGAAATCTTGACGGTAACTTTGGGCTAAAAACTGAAGAAGCGGTGCGCGCTTTCCAAAAGTACAGTGGTTTGCTCGCTGATGGAATCGTGGGTTCTCGCACTTGGCACGCTTTGAGCAAGAAGCCGCACTAA
- a CDS encoding response regulator has protein sequence MAPETVFPLKLPLETLVLRVLIVEDDPMMQLGLEQSLAAYPQLTIVGQAEDGYLGVAAALELQPDVVVMDIGLPRLDGIAATQKIKEALPNVRVVMLTSHTTETEIIAALSSGADAYCIKGASVDRLLTAIEAAYEGATYLDPQIARKVIDHLKPPTPAGNFAQLSQRELEVLKLMVEGLTNPEIATHLYLSPNTVKTHVRGIMNKLAVDDRVQAAVVALRAGIV, from the coding sequence ATGGCCCCCGAAACTGTATTTCCCCTGAAACTTCCCCTTGAAACTCTAGTCCTAAGAGTTTTGATTGTCGAAGATGATCCCATGATGCAGCTGGGTTTAGAGCAGTCCTTAGCCGCTTACCCCCAACTCACTATCGTAGGACAGGCTGAAGATGGTTATTTAGGCGTAGCAGCCGCACTCGAACTCCAGCCAGATGTGGTGGTGATGGATATTGGTTTGCCACGTCTTGATGGCATTGCCGCCACTCAAAAAATTAAGGAAGCACTTCCCAATGTACGAGTGGTTATGCTGACTTCCCACACTACAGAAACAGAAATTATTGCAGCGCTTTCTAGTGGTGCAGACGCTTATTGTATTAAAGGAGCCAGTGTTGACCGACTCCTTACGGCAATTGAAGCGGCTTATGAGGGAGCAACCTATTTAGATCCCCAAATTGCTCGCAAAGTCATCGATCATCTCAAACCGCCAACACCCGCTGGCAACTTCGCTCAGCTATCGCAACGAGAGTTAGAAGTGCTGAAATTGATGGTAGAAGGGTTGACCAATCCAGAAATTGCCACTCACCTTTACCTCAGTCCCAACACAGTCAAAACTCACGTCCGTGGCATTATGAACAAATTAGCGGTCGATGATCGAGTTCAGGCGGCTGTGGTGGCGCTTCGTGCCGGCATTGTTTGA
- a CDS encoding gamma-glutamylcyclotransferase has product MTVQPGHLQAIRTQSFTHSSQQPAQSEPMFYYFAYGSCMCPVDLKRSLGEHTHPYVIGPATLQGYRLGFYCRSRRRNCGVLDVVKDAAASVEGVLYQLPWRLSELLDDREDVPRGGYRHEMVEINCRNQVYANVRTYVVVDKLAEELAPNDWYFNVVLRGALTCGLPEQYCWRLFNHMHQLQQREWQTPVRRSA; this is encoded by the coding sequence ATGACTGTTCAGCCTGGACATCTTCAAGCAATCCGGACACAATCTTTTACTCACTCCTCACAACAGCCGGCCCAAAGCGAACCAATGTTTTACTACTTTGCCTACGGTTCTTGTATGTGTCCTGTGGATTTGAAGCGTTCACTAGGCGAACACACTCATCCCTATGTCATCGGGCCGGCCACGCTTCAAGGCTACCGGCTGGGTTTTTACTGCCGATCGCGCCGGCGTAACTGTGGCGTCCTAGACGTGGTAAAAGACGCAGCAGCCTCAGTGGAAGGCGTCCTCTACCAATTGCCTTGGCGCTTGAGTGAACTGCTAGATGATCGCGAAGACGTTCCCCGTGGCGGCTACCGGCATGAAATGGTAGAGATTAACTGCCGTAACCAGGTATACGCCAACGTGCGTACCTATGTCGTGGTCGATAAATTAGCCGAAGAACTCGCCCCCAACGATTGGTACTTTAACGTCGTTCTGCGAGGTGCATTAACCTGCGGACTCCCCGAACAGTATTGCTGGCGCTTGTTCAATCACATGCACCAGCTACAGCAACGGGAATGGCAAACCCCCGTCCGACGCTCCGCGTAA
- a CDS encoding uracil-DNA glycosylase family protein encodes MSDIQELIAKIQQEAQRETFPIDEPVYQAAGIEPTLPILYAGNLNSNLCFFARDLGKDEVHAKQPLRGAAGTHVRKGLYRAIYHQEPDKTTDLNSVLDKVLFTNTVPYKPPGNKAYSEAIKKRFRPFLEQFLVFHWQGNRIITLGNEALKWFLPYGERGAMKDFFEQSDRYTGSIQITLKSGDSQRQVTLQPLPHPSPLNQKYYAKFPQMLQQRLAEVFPNGD; translated from the coding sequence ATGTCAGACATTCAAGAATTAATTGCCAAAATTCAGCAAGAAGCGCAACGGGAAACATTTCCTATCGATGAGCCGGTTTATCAAGCTGCCGGCATCGAACCAACCCTGCCAATTTTATATGCCGGCAATCTTAACAGCAATTTATGCTTTTTTGCCCGTGACCTAGGCAAGGATGAAGTTCACGCCAAACAACCGCTTCGTGGAGCCGCCGGCACCCATGTTCGTAAAGGTCTTTATCGGGCGATTTATCATCAAGAACCAGACAAAACAACCGATTTAAATTCTGTTCTAGATAAGGTTTTATTTACTAACACGGTGCCTTACAAACCCCCTGGAAATAAAGCTTATTCAGAAGCTATCAAAAAGCGCTTTCGTCCGTTTTTAGAGCAATTTCTTGTTTTTCATTGGCAAGGAAATCGGATAATTACATTAGGAAATGAAGCTTTAAAATGGTTTTTGCCTTATGGTGAAAGAGGAGCGATGAAGGATTTTTTTGAGCAAAGCGATCGCTACACCGGCAGCATTCAAATTACCCTGAAATCGGGGGATAGCCAGCGGCAAGTAACGCTGCAACCGCTGCCGCACCCTTCACCGCTGAATCAGAAATATTACGCGAAATTTCCCCAAATGTTACAGCAGCGCTTAGCTGAAGTGTTTCCAAATGGGGATTAG
- a CDS encoding serine/threonine-protein kinase, whose amino-acid sequence MVWPAGYKLQGGQYTIEKELGEGGFGVAYLARNAKGERVVIKTLNDTVQQRPDFDKFQQDFLNEALRLAKCNHPHIVPIHQVFQEGRLWCMVMEYIEGEDLATHLEKQGVLPEAEALRYIQQVGEALTVIHNNNLLHRDVKPNNILVRAGTSEAILIDFGIAREFTPDLTQTHTQFFSSGFAPIEQYDRLAKRGAYTDVYALAATLYVILTGQMPEPAPVRAAGTPLTSPKQHKSSISDNVNRAILKGMALKAKDRPQSVSDWLKLLGLGSSPTKTIIQNQPHRRQWPAYIALAGVVVAIFIALTLQPAPSVVVSPPKTSSPETFALVNTFTAGRHSASFSDVAFSPDGQTLASGRDNIKLWNIPTGQLKTTLTGHADWVDSVAFSPDGQTLASGSSDKTIKLWNIPTGELKMTLTGHFKCVNSVAFSPDGQTLASGSWDDTIKLWNIPTGELKTTLTDHSNVVDSVAFSPDGQTLASSSWDGTIKLWSIPTGQLKTTLSGGFWFVRSVVFSPDGQTLASIGGGKTIKLWNLRTDEIERTLTGHSDWVFSVAFSPDGQTLASGSSDKTIKLWNLHTGELKTTLTGHSDSVNSVAFSPDGQTLASGSWDDTIKLWQASP is encoded by the coding sequence ATGGTTTGGCCGGCAGGATACAAATTGCAAGGTGGTCAGTACACCATAGAAAAAGAACTGGGAGAGGGAGGCTTTGGTGTCGCCTATCTTGCTAGAAACGCCAAGGGCGAACGTGTTGTCATCAAAACGTTGAATGACACCGTACAACAACGCCCCGATTTTGACAAATTTCAGCAGGATTTCCTCAATGAGGCGCTACGACTAGCAAAATGCAACCATCCCCATATCGTGCCGATTCACCAAGTCTTCCAAGAGGGGAGGCTGTGGTGCATGGTGATGGAATACATCGAGGGGGAAGATTTAGCCACTCACCTTGAGAAGCAGGGTGTTTTGCCAGAAGCTGAGGCGTTGCGCTACATTCAGCAAGTTGGTGAAGCGCTGACGGTTATTCACAATAACAATTTGCTGCATCGAGATGTGAAGCCAAATAACATCCTTGTGCGTGCCGGCACTTCGGAAGCCATCTTGATTGATTTTGGCATTGCCCGTGAGTTTACCCCCGATCTGACTCAAACTCATACGCAATTTTTCTCTTCTGGCTTTGCACCAATTGAGCAGTATGACAGACTTGCAAAACGTGGCGCTTATACGGATGTTTATGCTTTGGCTGCGACACTGTATGTGATTTTAACAGGCCAGATGCCTGAGCCGGCCCCAGTCAGGGCTGCCGGTACGCCGTTAACGTCACCCAAGCAGCACAAATCCAGTATTAGCGACAATGTGAATCGGGCAATTCTCAAGGGGATGGCCCTAAAGGCAAAAGATCGGCCCCAGTCTGTGTCAGACTGGTTGAAATTGCTGGGCTTGGGTAGTAGTCCCACAAAAACTATTATTCAGAACCAACCACATCGCCGACAGTGGCCTGCTTATATTGCACTCGCAGGGGTGGTAGTTGCTATCTTCATCGCACTAACTCTGCAACCTGCGCCATCCGTTGTCGTATCACCTCCTAAGACTTCCTCACCCGAAACATTTGCTCTAGTCAATACTTTCACCGCTGGCCGCCATTCCGCCTCATTTAGTGATGTTGCATTCAGCCCAGACGGTCAAACTCTTGCTTCTGGTAGAGACAACATCAAACTGTGGAATATCCCCACCGGCCAATTAAAAACAACCCTCACGGGCCATGCCGACTGGGTTGATTCTGTTGCATTCAGCCCAGACGGTCAGACTCTTGCTTCTGGTAGCTCTGACAAGACTATCAAACTGTGGAATATCCCCACTGGCGAATTAAAAATGACCCTCACCGGCCATTTCAAGTGTGTTAATTCTGTCGCATTCAGCCCAGACGGTCAGACTCTTGCTTCTGGCAGTTGGGACGACACTATCAAACTGTGGAATATTCCCACTGGCGAATTAAAAACGACCCTCACCGACCATTCCAACGTTGTTGATTCTGTCGCATTCAGCCCAGACGGTCAGACTCTTGCTTCTAGCAGTTGGGACGGTACTATCAAACTGTGGAGTATCCCCACCGGCCAATTAAAAACGACCCTCAGCGGCGGTTTTTGGTTTGTTAGGTCTGTCGTATTCAGCCCAGATGGACAGACTCTTGCTTCTATTGGCGGAGGCAAGACTATCAAACTGTGGAATCTCCGCACCGACGAAATAGAAAGGACTCTCACCGGCCATTCCGACTGGGTTTTTTCTGTCGCATTCAGCCCAGACGGCCAGACTCTTGCTTCTGGTAGCTCTGACAAGACTATCAAACTGTGGAACCTCCACACTGGCGAATTAAAAACGACCCTCACCGGCCATTCCGACTCAGTTAATTCTGTCGCATTCAGCCCGGACGGGCAGACTCTTGCTTCTGGCAGTTGGGACGACACTATCAAACTGTGGCAGGCTTCTCCTTGA
- a CDS encoding Uma2 family endonuclease, which translates to MNLNLKQIMVPPGNILHLKDISWKMFETLLEELGESRAAKLSYSKGILEIMTPLLEHEFDKKIIGRLVEILLEELNIEFVPAGSTTLKNEAMQQGVEPDECFYIQNEAVMRGKKRIDLTIDPPPDLAIEIEITSRTHLNNYEALGVPELWRYNGSRLQINVLQAGKYTESEISFNFPQIPQIKSAIPQYVEQSKTAGRNASVKAFRNWVREQL; encoded by the coding sequence ATGAATTTAAATTTGAAGCAAATAATGGTTCCCCCCGGCAACATTTTACACCTGAAAGATATCTCTTGGAAAATGTTTGAAACCCTATTAGAAGAATTAGGAGAAAGTCGGGCGGCAAAACTTTCTTACAGTAAAGGCATCTTGGAAATTATGACACCTCTGCTAGAGCATGAGTTTGACAAAAAAATTATTGGCAGATTAGTAGAGATTCTTCTTGAAGAACTTAACATCGAATTTGTGCCGGCAGGTTCTACGACGCTCAAAAATGAAGCAATGCAGCAGGGGGTAGAACCTGATGAATGTTTTTACATCCAGAATGAAGCGGTAATGAGAGGAAAAAAGCGAATAGATTTAACGATAGATCCGCCGCCAGATTTAGCCATAGAAATTGAGATTACTTCCCGCACTCATTTAAATAACTATGAAGCCTTGGGCGTTCCTGAATTGTGGCGATATAATGGAAGCCGGCTGCAAATCAATGTATTGCAAGCGGGAAAATATACTGAATCTGAAATTAGCTTTAACTTCCCCCAAATCCCACAGATAAAATCTGCAATTCCCCAGTATGTTGAACAAAGTAAAACGGCTGGAAGAAACGCGAGTGTAAAAGCATTCCGAAATTGGGTGCGGGAGCAATTATAA
- a CDS encoding DUF4090 family protein → MSPETNPETQTTTGADAIDVAIAKGTDFDGSPIPAAKLELYHKVMGLEAGRQRSGVSNTMRSRIVRIGAKHISQEELNKMLADADFAPLKEKEIAFYYGGK, encoded by the coding sequence ATGTCCCCCGAAACCAATCCAGAAACTCAAACAACCACCGGCGCTGATGCGATTGATGTAGCGATCGCAAAGGGAACTGATTTTGATGGCTCTCCGATTCCTGCTGCCAAACTAGAACTGTATCACAAAGTAATGGGGCTGGAAGCCGGTCGGCAACGCAGTGGTGTATCCAATACCATGCGTTCGAGAATTGTGCGGATTGGCGCAAAGCACATTTCTCAGGAAGAACTTAACAAAATGCTTGCCGATGCCGATTTCGCACCGCTTAAAGAGAAGGAAATCGCTTTTTATTACGGCGGCAAGTAG